The genomic region TGGCCCGCGCAGCGACGGGCCGGGCTGCCGGATGGCTTCAGGCTGCTGCTGCTGCTGCGGCGGCGGTGCCGGGGCGGGCGCAGCGGGTGACGCGCAGGGCGTTGGTGGATCCGGCCACGCCGAAGGGCTGGCCGGCGATCACCACCACGTCCTCGTCCGGCGCGGCAAAGCCGTACTGCATCGCCACGCGCCCGGCTTCCTCCACGGTGGCGTCGGGCCGGCAGGGCTCCGGCAGCAGCGCGGCATGCACGCCCCACACCACGGCGAGGCGCCGCGCCGTCTCGACCGAGGGCGTCAGGCCCAGGATCGGCGCCTCCGGGCGTTCGCGCGCGGCGCGCAGACCGGTGCCGCCCGAGGTGGTGAAGGCGCAGATGGCACGCGCGCCGAGCGTCCCGGCGACCTGGCGGGCGGCGGCGGCGATCGCATCGGCGGCCGAGCGCTCCGGGGCGGGGCGGGAAGCCTCGACGATGTTGCGCCAGAGCGGATCCTGCTCCATCCGGGCAATGATGCGGTCCATGATGTTGACCGCCTCGTAGGGGAACTGGCCGGACGCCGTCTCGGCCGAGAGCATCACCGCGTCGGCGCCGTCGAGCACCGCCGTGGCGACGTCGGAGGCCTCCGCGCGGGTGGGGGCGGGGGCCGCGATCATGCTCTCCAGCATCTGGGTCGCCACCACCACCGGCTTGCCGGCGGCGCGGGCGGTGCGGACGATGCGCTTCTGCAACAGGGGTACTTCCTCGGGCGGCATCTCCACGCCGAGGTCGCCGCGTGCCACCATCACGCAGTCGGCCAGGGCGACCACCGCGTCGAGGTTCTCGATCGCCTGCGGCTTCTCGATCTTGGCCATGATCCAGGCGCGGCCATTGGCGATGGCGCGGGCCTCGGCCACGTCCTCGGGGCGCTGCACGAAGGACAGGCCGATATAATCGACGCCGTGTTCCAGCGCGAAGGCGAGGTCCTGGCGATCCTTGGCGGTCAGCGCCGGAATCGCCAACGGCACGTCCGGCACGTTCACGCCCTTGCGGTCCGAAAGCGGGCCGCCGACCACGACCTCGGTGACCAGGTGATCGGTACGGGTGTGCAGCACGCGCAGGCGCAGCTTGCCGTCATCGAGCAGCAGCGTGGTGCCGATCCGCGCCGCTTCCAGGATTTCCGGATGCGGCAGCTCCACCCGGTCGGCATCGCCGGGGGTGGGGTCGCGGTCGAGGCGAAAGCGCTGGCCGGTCTGCAGGTGGACGCGGCCGGCGGCGAAGCGGCCGATGCGCAGCTTCGGGCCCTGCACGTCGGCGAGGATGCCGATCGGCCGGCCAAGCCGGCGTTCCAGGTCCCGGATTGCGGCGATGCGGGCGGCATGGTCGGCATGGGTGCCGTGGCTGAAATTCAGCCGGAACACGTCGGCCCCGGCGCGGTACAGCCGCTCGATGGTCTCCGGGGTCGAGGAGGCCGGGCCGAGCGTGGCGATGATCTTGGTGCGACGGCTACGGCGGATCCTCGGGGCGGGCGGCATCGGTGGTGTCCTTGCGACGGCGGGGCCGGGGGCGGTGCGGTCAGGTGATCAGCACCGCGCGGAAATCGTTGACGTTGGTGAGGGTGGGGCCGGTGACGATGCGGTCGTCCAGGGCCTGGAAGAAGCTGTGGGCGTCGTTG from Rhodovastum atsumiense harbors:
- the pyk gene encoding pyruvate kinase → MPPAPRIRRSRRTKIIATLGPASSTPETIERLYRAGADVFRLNFSHGTHADHAARIAAIRDLERRLGRPIGILADVQGPKLRIGRFAAGRVHLQTGQRFRLDRDPTPGDADRVELPHPEILEAARIGTTLLLDDGKLRLRVLHTRTDHLVTEVVVGGPLSDRKGVNVPDVPLAIPALTAKDRQDLAFALEHGVDYIGLSFVQRPEDVAEARAIANGRAWIMAKIEKPQAIENLDAVVALADCVMVARGDLGVEMPPEEVPLLQKRIVRTARAAGKPVVVATQMLESMIAAPAPTRAEASDVATAVLDGADAVMLSAETASGQFPYEAVNIMDRIIARMEQDPLWRNIVEASRPAPERSAADAIAAAARQVAGTLGARAICAFTTSGGTGLRAARERPEAPILGLTPSVETARRLAVVWGVHAALLPEPCRPDATVEEAGRVAMQYGFAAPDEDVVVIAGQPFGVAGSTNALRVTRCARPGTAAAAAAAA